The proteins below are encoded in one region of Candidatus Poribacteria bacterium:
- a CDS encoding glyoxalase, with amino-acid sequence MLNLSHPTIDIAITCSDFEASLDFYHNKLGLEIVLELEIPDDLARGVGLAPTGFRQVRLQAGNTLIKLMDIESPPLTLTGEFAAGVRWLTFFVEDIQGTVEDLKQNGVEFLSKPIGAPDAVGVACAKDPDGILVELVQI; translated from the coding sequence GTGCTAAACTTATCGCATCCGACTATCGACATCGCTATTACTTGTAGCGACTTTGAAGCGTCGCTGGACTTTTATCACAACAAATTGGGACTTGAGATTGTGCTGGAGCTGGAGATTCCAGATGACCTTGCACGCGGTGTAGGACTTGCGCCGACAGGCTTCCGTCAGGTCCGACTTCAAGCCGGTAACACACTTATCAAACTGATGGATATTGAATCGCCACCACTGACACTGACCGGTGAATTCGCAGCAGGCGTCCGTTGGCTTACCTTTTTTGTAGAAGATATTCAGGGGACCGTTGAGGACCTAAAACAGAACGGTGTTGAATTTCTGTCTAAACCTATAGGCGCACCGGACGCAGTTGGCGTTGCGTGTGCGAAGGACCCAGACGGCATTCTGGTTGAACTGGTCCAAATATAA
- a CDS encoding MBL fold metallo-hydrolase produces the protein MQTRFSQLSHHLYVHHGHVNTGILRDGDRALLIDPSGTTLRTTLTELGITDVEQILFTHHHRDSTAGFPMSDNIRVGIPAKEGTWFSEIESFWNDPQYRWHLYNYHPHNLMLANAIPVTDTYADGAQFEWGPASLTVLETPGHTDGSVTYLIHVDGERFAFSGDLIYDEGQLWELYSLQKGQQTSDYHGFLGARDALTGSLEKVCQTLPTALIPTHGVVMHNPDKAIDALLQRLAHCYDKYVSISALRHYFPQLFAEFEGRAGHMPIREGKPPPKFLRHFGTTWMIISESGEAFVMDCGSPNVIKQIQQLQANGEMLEVTQFWVTHYHDDHVDAIPEFQTTFPCETITDSVVARIITNPIGFRLPCISPSVTRVDRITRDGDAWRWNEFTMTAYHFPGQTYYHGGLLVEGRGVRMFFAGDSFTMAGIDDYCSGNRNMLGKDAGYEKCLRRIQQLEPTHIFNCHVDPAFDFTDAEIQCMLDTLAEREKCYTALFPWDHANYGMDEHWVRCYPYEQEVALGETAQLSVEITNHSSEPRTAVAQPILPSAWNMELSPVETTIPARSDGHIDFSVPIPMRRDALGERIVVPVDLTYDERPLGQFREAIFVLTGG, from the coding sequence ATGCAAACCCGTTTCTCTCAACTCAGCCATCATCTATACGTTCATCACGGGCATGTCAACACAGGCATTCTCCGTGATGGAGATCGGGCACTCCTCATTGATCCGAGTGGGACTACCCTCCGCACGACGCTCACGGAGCTTGGGATCACCGACGTTGAGCAAATTCTGTTTACGCATCATCACCGAGATAGCACGGCAGGTTTCCCGATGTCCGATAATATTCGTGTAGGAATTCCGGCGAAAGAAGGAACATGGTTTAGTGAGATCGAATCCTTTTGGAACGATCCGCAATATCGGTGGCACCTCTATAATTATCACCCGCACAATCTCATGCTCGCCAACGCTATTCCTGTGACGGATACGTATGCCGACGGTGCGCAGTTTGAATGGGGTCCGGCATCCCTGACAGTCCTTGAAACACCGGGGCATACCGATGGAAGTGTCACCTATCTCATTCATGTTGATGGTGAACGTTTCGCCTTTTCCGGTGATCTCATTTATGACGAGGGTCAGTTGTGGGAACTCTACAGTTTGCAAAAGGGACAACAAACGAGCGACTATCACGGATTTCTCGGCGCACGCGATGCGCTAACCGGGAGCCTTGAGAAAGTCTGTCAGACGTTGCCAACGGCACTTATTCCGACGCACGGTGTTGTTATGCATAACCCAGACAAGGCAATTGACGCACTCCTACAGCGGTTAGCACACTGTTACGATAAATACGTCTCCATCTCTGCCCTCCGGCACTACTTTCCGCAACTCTTTGCTGAATTTGAGGGACGTGCTGGACACATGCCTATCCGAGAAGGCAAACCGCCACCCAAATTCCTTCGCCATTTCGGTACAACGTGGATGATTATCTCCGAAAGTGGTGAAGCGTTCGTGATGGATTGTGGTTCACCAAATGTTATCAAACAGATCCAGCAATTACAAGCAAACGGCGAAATGTTGGAGGTCACCCAATTTTGGGTGACGCACTACCACGATGACCATGTTGATGCCATCCCTGAGTTTCAGACAACTTTCCCTTGTGAAACGATAACGGACTCGGTTGTCGCACGAATCATCACAAACCCAATCGGTTTCCGGCTGCCCTGTATTTCGCCTTCGGTTACCCGAGTGGATCGTATCACCCGTGATGGAGATGCTTGGCGGTGGAATGAGTTCACAATGACGGCATACCATTTCCCAGGACAGACCTATTATCACGGTGGACTGCTCGTTGAAGGACGCGGCGTTCGGATGTTTTTCGCAGGTGATTCCTTCACAATGGCGGGAATTGATGACTATTGTTCCGGCAATCGGAACATGCTCGGTAAGGATGCGGGTTACGAAAAGTGTCTGCGACGTATTCAGCAACTCGAACCGACGCATATCTTTAACTGTCATGTCGATCCAGCCTTTGATTTTACGGATGCCGAGATTCAGTGTATGCTGGATACGCTCGCCGAACGTGAAAAGTGCTATACCGCCCTTTTCCCTTGGGACCACGCGAACTACGGCATGGATGAGCATTGGGTCCGCTGTTATCCTTATGAGCAGGAGGTCGCACTTGGCGAAACGGCGCAGTTAAGCGTGGAAATAACGAATCATTCATCTGAGCCACGCACAGCAGTTGCGCAACCGATTTTACCGAGCGCATGGAATATGGAACTGTCCCCAGTAGAAACAACGATTCCAGCGCGATCAGATGGTCACATTGACTTTTCCGTTCCGATACCGATGCGCCGCGACGCTCTGGGAGAGAGAATTGTCGTTCCAGTAGACCTTACCTATGACGAGCGTCCACTCGGTCAATTTCGAGAAGCAATCTTCGTTCTGACAGGAGGTTAA